The Dyadobacter sp. 676 DNA window ATGGCGTCGAAATGGGATTACACGAAGCGGTTCGACGCGAAACAGACGGCCGACCTGGCCGCGGCATTGCTGGGTTATCTCGAAAAAGGCACGCTTTCCCGGGCCGAACAGGGACGGCTCGCCCGGTTGGGTATGGAGTTGACACAAAGGCTGATAGAAAGCGGTCCTTTCAATGGAGGTTTGCAAAACTGGGATATGATAGCGGCGCTGCAAAAACTAACGGGCGGCCATAAATTAACTGCCCGTGAGACGGTCGTCCTGAAACGCGGTTTGTATGGCCGGGCGGGCGGAACACTGAAAAGCCGGCCGGGCTGGGCAGCGGAGAAGAAGCTGGAAGCCGCATTCTGGAAGGCCTTGCGATAGGCTGATTTAAATGTTTTTGGGAGAATTGAATAACGAATGATCGAAACCGATTTTAACTGGACGGAACCTCTGAATTTGTTGCTGATCTTCGCCATGCTCGCGTTGCTGGCCCTGCAATGCGGTTTGCTCGTTATCCGGCACCGGCATTCGAGCAGGATGGCTATCCGGCTGGTATTGAACGGGTTCCTTTGGCTGGTCGTTTTGGCATGGATATTGGACCCCTGTTTCAAATCGGCTCGCGAAGCGGAAAAGGGCTTGCTGGTCGGCGGAAATGTTCCCCGAAATGTTTTCGACCGGCTTCGCGACAGCCTTCCCGACGCACGCGTACTTTCTCCCGAAGACGTTCGTAATGCGCAGGTCGATACGCTGGTAATAGCGGGCCAGGCATTCGATGAGGCTGTCTTTGCGGCCATCCGGCAGTCGCGGATTGGCCCCGGCCCGCAATGGCTTCCCTATTTCGCTCCCGACGAATTTCATGGCCTTTGGTGGCACGGTTTGTTGGAAAAAGGAGGTTTACAGCGGGTGGAGGGCAGTATCGAATCTTCCCGGAAACAACCGTTGCTAATCCGGTATGCCGATCAAACGCTCGATAGCATAATGTTGAACCCGGGCAACAATCGTTTCCGGCTCGCCTTTCCGGCATTCGGCGAGGGAAGGACGACGATTACCTTGCATTTAAATGACCGGGTAGTCGACACGCTTCGCTTCTTCGTGCAGCCCGAGCGGAAACTCGCCTTTCGTTTTCTCCTCGATCATCCCGATTTTGAAACACGTACCCTCGCCACATGGCTTGGAAAGCAGGGACACTCGGTGCAGTACGATGCCACATTATCCAGAAATATACGGAGCAGCCTGAATATCAACCGGGTAACCGAACCGGATATTATCATTACCAACACGTCGAATGCGAGAAATGCGGTCGTGAGGAAGGTTGTCAATGAAGGAAAGAGTGTGATTTTTATACAATCGGGTGATCCGGTTGCCGGACTTCATGCGATTAACAATGCGTTGGGAACCCGATTTCAGGCCGTCAAAATTTCCAATGAGGCCGTAGTGCCCGTATCGATTGGTCTTACCGCAATGCCTTTCCGGTTTGAGCCGGGGCATTTCATGCAGCATGTGCCGCATTACCCTGTGGCGGTCGGGAAAACGACCGGGAAAGTAGCCGCAAGCTTGCTGAACGAAACATTCCCCTTGCAACTTTCGGGCGATAGCATTACATATGGGAAGGTTTGGAATGAAATCCTCGCATACGTGCGCCCGGCGCCCGTAAACGCGGTCCGTTGGGACGCGCCGGTTTTCAAAAATGTGCCCGTAACGATTCACCTGAACAATTTTGGCATCGTTCCGCCCTTTCTGGCAGTGGGCCGTGATACCGTTTTTACAATGGTTTCGGCTTTGAACGACCGCTCGGCTTCGGCTTCATTGCTGCCCGTGCAGGAGGGTTGGGTGGCGCTCGGCGACTCACTGAGCGCCGAAATGTACGTACAGGATTATTCACCGTTGCGGTATGCTTCACGACTGCGGCATTTTATGCGATCCTCCCCGGAAAATACATTGAAAAAATCGGAAAATGCCGTTACCGGTGCCAGCCGGAAATTGCCCGGCTGGGTTTGGTTTGGCGCATTGGTTCTTTGCCTGGCTGCCGTCTGGATCGAACCTAAACTTCGATGATCAGCGTTTTTCGATGTCTTCCAGGGAAACTTGCCGGGGAAACCGTGCGAAGCGCAGATTTGGTTCATTAAGCGCATAACCGGCCTGCATTGCCTGCCGGGCATTTCCCGCACAGTCGGCCCGATGCTTCGCGAAGACTGCCGGCGATTAGCGCGGGCAGCGGCAGAATGCGGTGCAATTCATTCGGATTGGCAAATTATTCCGATTTTAAAGACTGTGTCGGGTTGGCTAACGCGGCGCGGACAGACTGGAAGCTGATCGTGGCCAGGGTAATGACGGTCATGGCAAGAGCGGCACCCGCAAAAATGCCCGCACCGGTTTGTATGTGGTACGCAAACTGACCGAGCCATCGCTCTGTGAGCCACCACGCCAGCGGACAGGCTATGGCGATCGCAACCGAAACCAGCATTAAAAACTCACGTGAGAGCATGGCTACAACGCTGCCCGTGGTAGCGCCCAGCACTTTCCGTACACCGATTTCTTTACGACGTCGCTCGGCGGTGAATGCGGCCAGGCCGAACAGCCCGAGGCAGGATATCAGGATCGCCAGCGCCGCGAAATAACGGGCAAGCTGCGCTACAAGCTGTTCCGACGCGTATTGGACCTGATAGTCGTAGTCCAGGAACTGGTAGTCGAATGCATAACCGGGGTTAAAATCCCTGTAAAACGCCCGGATCTTCGCGAGCGTGGCAGGTACTTCGCCGGGTCGGATTTTAACCGTAGCCAGCATGGTTTCGTCAGGTGAAAGCCTGAAAATGAATGGCTTGATTTCCTCATGAAAGGAATTGAAATGAAAGTCCCGGGCTACGCCGACGATGTTCCGCGCACGTCCGCCAATCATGATCTGCTTTCCGACGGGATCGGTAATACCCATCCGGCGGATGGCCGTTTCGTTCAGCACCACGGACGCCGTATCGGACCCGAAATCTTTCGAAAAACTCCGGCCGGCAATCATCCGGATGCCAAGCGTCTCGGTAAGGCCGTAGTTGACGGGCATTTGATAAAACCGGATTTCGTCTTTTTGGTTTTTACCGTCCCAGCGCACGCCCGTTGCGGGCAGGAATGCGGGTAATATGATTTTTTGCTGGATACTCGACGCATTCGCGACGCCCGGCAGTGTTCTGAGCCGTTCCAGGAACGCATCGCGTTGCGCCGCCGCGCGTCCCTCCATTTCGAAATACACGATATTGGCCCTTTCGTAGCCCGGATTTTTCGATTGCACGTAGTCGATCTGCTTGTAAACAACGACCACCGAAATGATGAAAATCACCGAAACCGCAAACTGAAACACTACAAGTCCTTTTCTTACCCATAAATCCCCTACGACATGCATTAGTTTGCCTTTCAAAGTAAGCGCCGGGTTGAATCGGGAAAGGTACAGTGCGGGATAACTACCCGCCAGCAGGCCGGTGACCAGCATCATAGCGAGTAATGCGGCTACGAGCTGTGTGTCGGGCTGCAAGGTGAGTTGCTTGCCGGTGATCAGGTTAAACCGCGGCAGCAACAGCCACACGATGCCCAGCGCGATTACCAGCGTGATAAAGCTCATCAGGATCGACTCGCCGAGGAACTGGCAGATCAGCGTTAGCCGGCTCGCTCCCAGTGCTTTCTTGACGCCCACTTCCCTGACCCTCACCGATGCCTTCGCCGTCGACAGGTTCATAAAATTAATACAGGCGATCAGCAGGATAAACGCGGCAATGGCACTGAAAAGCCGGACATATTCGATTCGTCCGCCCGACCGGGCGCCATTTTCGTACTTCCCGTGCAGATAACCGTCGGAATATTTCCGCAGGAACAATGTCGAATTGGCATCGTTGAAACGTTTTTTAGCGTATCCGGCAAGTTTTTGTTCGAGTAAATGCACGTCGGCGTCCGGTCTTAGAACGACATAGTTATGAAACGGCCCGCTGGCGGTGTTAGGCATATTGCTTTGCGGCAGTATCTCGTCCCAGGCACTCAACGGTATCAGCAGGTCGGCTTGCTCGGACGAGTTCGCGGGGAGGTCGCGGAACACCCCGGTTACCTGACATTTGCGGGAAAATGCCTGCCATTTCCATTCGACGAGCCGGTTCATGGCCTGCTGCGGCGACCCGAACAAGCGGCGGGCCATTTGTTCCGAAATGACAACGGAATTTTTGTCGGCCAGAGCGGATTGCGCGCTGCCCCGGACCAACGGGAATGAGAATGCCCGGAAATAATCCGGACCGACGAAATTCCCCGACGCCCCGACCGTCGTGTTCTCCCGTGAAAGACTGAATTTCTGAAACCAGGCAGCGGGTGTCGTGCATACCACCATTTCCACTTCGGGCATGTCCGCCGGGAGGAACTCTTTCAGAATTCCCCCTGTACCTTCGGATGTTACCAGTCGGTCGCCGCCTTTTTCATGGATCATTAACTGATAAAGGCGCGAATCCTTTTCGTGAAATTTGTCGAAAGCCAGCTCGTCGGTCACCCAGAGGTAAATGAGCAAAGCACACACCAATCCTGTTGACAGTCCTACGACATTCAATAATGTAAACTGTATGTTTTTCCTGAAATGGCGCCAGGCGGATATAAAATGGTTTTTCAGCATACCGGTGTTGAGACTGGAATGGTAAGGGTCAGGAGTTCTTTTTAAAAAATAGGGAGTCAGGTGCCTGATCGCCGCAAGGGCATATTCGCATCGTGCCCGTGTGGCGCCTGCCTCATGCACGCGGCGCGCGAAGAGCTCTTCCAGGTTTCCCTGGATGTCTTCCAGAAAGCGCGGGTTCACAAACTTTTCGAGCAGGTAAGCTGCCCAGCGTGGCGGGCGGGGACCGGACATAGCTGAATGGTTTAGAAGTGTAAGTCATGCATCGAACCGACATTTGCGAACAGCTACTCGGAGCGCAGGCTGCGGACAGGGTTCATCATAGCGGCTTTGATCGCCTGGAAACTGACCGTGAATAGCGTAATCAGCAGCGTTCCGAGCCCGGTGAGCGCGAAAAATTACCAGGAAATTGTTGTGCGGTATTCGTATTTCTGCAACCAGCCATCCAGGAAATAATATGCGCCGGGCGAGGCGATCAGGAATGCGATGCAAACCAGAAGCACGAAGTCACGCGAGAGCAGCCCCCATACGTTCATAACCGTCGCGCCGAGCACTTTTCTTACCCCGATTTCCTTCGTTCTCTGCTCGGCGATGAACGAGGCTACGCCAAACAGCCCGAGACAGCTTATCAGGATCGCAAGAACGGAGAAAAATGTGGTTAGCTTGCCAATTCGTTCTTCATCGAAAAATTTCCGGGCGTACAGCTGATCTACAAATTCATATTCGAACGGCGACCCGGGATCGTATTTTTCGAAAACATTTTTGATCTTTTCAATCGACGCGGAAGTACCGGCAGTGGGGTTAAGACGGATATTCACCAGGTTGCCCGATTCATGGGAAAGGCAGAAAAATTGAGGCTGCGCGGGTGCATAAGGTGAATTGACGACCAGGTCTTTGATCACGCCGATGATCTTGTAGGGTTTTTTGAACCAGGTAATCGGCTCGTCGACAGGGTTTTGTAAGCCCATGAACTTAACCGCGGTTTCGTTTACAACCAACGCGACTGAGTCTGTCGCGAATGCACGAGAGAAATCGCGGCCTTGCACGAATTGCCACCCGACGGTTTTGCCGTATTCATAGGAAACCTCGTCGAACGGGAAATCCACCGATTGTTCGGGATCTTTGCCCTTCCATTCAAAACCGCTGGTCGATGACCACGTTTCGGTAGCGGGGCTACCGGATACGGCCATTTCGGCAATGGCGCCGCTGCTTTTCAGCTCATGCCTTACGGCTTCGAAATGCTTATGGATATCGCCTGTCGCCAGGGTAACGGAAATGAGCCCGTCGCGGCTGTAACCCACCGGCCGGTTTTTGGCAAACTGAATTTGCCTGAAAACCACCGCTGTACCGATAATGAGGATGATCGATACCGCGAATTGAACGACAACCAGTACTTTTCGGGGCACCGCGGCAAACCGGCCGGCGCGGAAAGTTCCTTTCAGCACTTTTACCGGTTGAAATGACGATAAATATAAAGCCGGATAACTGCCGGCGATAATAGCCGTAATGATGCTGAAACCGATACCTGCCAGCCAGAACCGGGGTTCTGTCCATGGCATGGCGATTTTCTTGTCGGCGACCTCGTTGAATGACGGCAGGAACAGCGCCACAAGCACGACGGACAGGACGAACGCAAAGCCGGCAACGAGAAAGGATTCTGAAAAAAACTGGATAATCAGCTGGTTACGGACTGACCCGACGGCCTTGCGGATGCCCACTTCCTTTGCCCGCTTTTCGGAGCGCGCGGTGCTCAGGTTCATGAAATTGATACAGGCCAGCATCAGCACGAACACGCCGATAATACCGAACAGCCACACAAATTCGATGCGTCCGCCCGTGCGATGCCCCTCCTTGAATTCGGAATAAAGGTGCCAGTCGCTCATGGGGTTCAGGAACACGTCGGGCTTGTATTTCAGTTGTTCCCTATTGATATTTCGTTTCTTGATGTCCCTGAGCCTCGCCGTCGCCTGGTCGATATCGGCGTTATCGATGAGTTGGACGAATGTCTGATAGGAATTGGGGCGCCAGGGATCTTCCATCGTTTTCAACCAGGGGCTGGCGATGATCATGAGTTGCCAGGGCAGCATGAACGACATTTCCCGGAAAGAGGTGTTATGTGGTAGATCTTCATAAACCCCGGTTACCTTCACATTCAGGTTGTTATCGATTTTCATCGTCTTGTCGACAGGATCGGTGTCGCCGAAAAATGCCTTTGCCACGGATTCCGACAGCATAATGGAATAGGGGTCCTTCAAACCCGCACGCGTGCCGTGTATCATGCGCAAGCTGAGCATTTCGGGCCCGTCGGGTTCGAAATATGCCCCGTTTTTATTGAATTTCCGGTCGCCGGCGGCTAGAATATGCTTGCTCGTCCAGGAAGCCATCACCACGTATTTGTAGTCTGCTCCGTAGTTTTTCCGAATCTCGTCGCCGATAGGGAACGGTACCGACGTTTGAGTGCCTACATGCCCGTTGAAGGTCTGGTGCTGCGATACCTGCGCAATGCGGTCGAAGTTTTTGAAATAGCGGTCGAACGACAGTTCGTCGAAAATCCACAAGCCGATGAGCATTGCCACAGCCATACCCAGGGCGAGCCCGGTGATGTTGATGAAGCTGTAAGCCTTGTTTTTGGCCAGCGTCCGGAGCGAAATTTTAAGGTAGTTTCTGATCATGGCAGGACTGAAAATGTAAGTGGGGGAACAGGTATGGGGTTTGCGTTTCATAAAGTAGGGGCGCACATAACGCGCGGCGGCGAGCAGATAGCGTATGCGCGCATTGCGCAGGCTGCCGCGCGCGACCTGCCGGCCATATACTTCGTGCAGATCGCCCAGAATGTCTTCCAGGAAATGCGGCGCTATAATGACGGTCAGCAGCCGGTCGATCCACCGGGGCGGACGATAGTTTTGCGGGTCCTTTTCCATATTATGAAAAGCTGAGCCGGGGTTGCAGCTTTTCGGCCGGAATGGCCTGCCAGAGTTGCCGGCGGATCTCGTTGATCTCCTGCAATGCACGGTTGCCATAGTTGGTAATCGTAAAAAAACGTTTCCGGCGGCCGCCACGCTCGGCCGTAGCGCCGCCCATCTCCGAGGTCAGAAACCCCTTTTCCTCCAATCGGTACAAGGTGGCATGTACGGCGCTCAGCGAAACCGAGCGGCCCGTGTACTCCTGCACACGTTCCCAGATCGTAACGCCGTAGGCTTCTTCGGTACAGCCCGCAACTACCAGCAGGACGATCTCTTCAAATTCCCCGAGAAAAGTTC harbors:
- a CDS encoding PadR family transcriptional regulator, with the protein product MKRTFLGEFEEIVLLVVAGCTEEAYGVTIWERVQEYTGRSVSLSAVHATLYRLEEKGFLTSEMGGATAERGGRRKRFFTITNYGNRALQEINEIRRQLWQAIPAEKLQPRLSFS
- a CDS encoding ABC transporter permease, which encodes MSGPRPPRWAAYLLEKFVNPRFLEDIQGNLEELFARRVHEAGATRARCEYALAAIRHLTPYFLKRTPDPYHSSLNTGMLKNHFISAWRHFRKNIQFTLLNVVGLSTGLVCALLIYLWVTDELAFDKFHEKDSRLYQLMIHEKGGDRLVTSEGTGGILKEFLPADMPEVEMVVCTTPAAWFQKFSLSRENTTVGASGNFVGPDYFRAFSFPLVRGSAQSALADKNSVVISEQMARRLFGSPQQAMNRLVEWKWQAFSRKCQVTGVFRDLPANSSEQADLLIPLSAWDEILPQSNMPNTASGPFHNYVVLRPDADVHLLEQKLAGYAKKRFNDANSTLFLRKYSDGYLHGKYENGARSGGRIEYVRLFSAIAAFILLIACINFMNLSTAKASVRVREVGVKKALGASRLTLICQFLGESILMSFITLVIALGIVWLLLPRFNLITGKQLTLQPDTQLVAALLAMMLVTGLLAGSYPALYLSRFNPALTLKGKLMHVVGDLWVRKGLVVFQFAVSVIFIISVVVVYKQIDYVQSKNPGYERANIVYFEMEGRAAAQRDAFLERLRTLPGVANASSIQQKIILPAFLPATGVRWDGKNQKDEIRFYQMPVNYGLTETLGIRMIAGRSFSKDFGSDTASVVLNETAIRRMGITDPVGKQIMIGGRARNIVGVARDFHFNSFHEEIKPFIFRLSPDETMLATVKIRPGEVPATLAKIRAFYRDFNPGYAFDYQFLDYDYQVQYASEQLVAQLARYFAALAILISCLGLFGLAAFTAERRRKEIGVRKVLGATTGSVVAMLSREFLMLVSVAIAIACPLAWWLTERWLGQFAYHIQTGAGIFAGAALAMTVITLATISFQSVRAALANPTQSLKSE